A single bacterium DNA region contains:
- the mtnA gene encoding S-methyl-5-thioribose-1-phosphate isomerase, translating into MPVETIQWHKGRIKLVDQTLLPNKFKHIYCDTVKSIWEAIKNLRVRGAPAIGIAGALGVVLGMQNSKAKGYAQFKKRLEQVISYLSSSRPTAVNLFWALDRMRVCCEQHRNLSVNTIKSKLLNEAKKIIDEDKNICRNIGRNGAKLIKDGDVVLTHCNAGGLATADYGTALGVIFFANEQGKKIRVYADETRPLLQGARLTTWELMRAGIDVTLICDNMAGSLMRQGKISCVIVGADRIASNGDTANKIGTYSLAVLAKAHNIPFYVAAPISTFDMKIKSGKQIPIEQRSPEEITNLYGKRIAPKNINVYNPAFDVTPARLISAIITECGIIKKPDKKKIIERKVKS; encoded by the coding sequence ATGCCTGTTGAAACAATCCAGTGGCACAAAGGAAGAATTAAGCTGGTAGATCAGACTTTGCTTCCAAACAAGTTTAAGCACATATATTGCGATACCGTAAAGAGTATATGGGAGGCTATTAAAAATTTGAGGGTTCGAGGGGCTCCTGCCATAGGTATTGCCGGGGCATTGGGTGTAGTTCTTGGCATGCAGAATTCAAAGGCAAAAGGTTATGCTCAGTTTAAAAAACGACTGGAACAAGTTATATCATATCTATCATCCTCAAGACCTACTGCCGTTAACCTTTTCTGGGCGCTGGATAGAATGCGCGTATGTTGCGAACAACATAGAAATCTCTCAGTTAATACAATAAAATCCAAATTGTTAAATGAAGCAAAAAAAATCATAGATGAAGATAAAAATATTTGCAGGAACATTGGTAGGAACGGTGCAAAGCTTATAAAAGATGGAGATGTGGTTTTAACTCATTGTAATGCTGGAGGATTGGCAACCGCTGATTATGGAACAGCCCTAGGTGTAATTTTTTTTGCAAATGAGCAAGGCAAGAAGATAAGAGTTTATGCAGACGAAACTCGGCCATTACTGCAAGGAGCAAGGCTTACAACATGGGAGCTAATGCGTGCAGGGATTGATGTTACATTAATCTGCGATAATATGGCAGGTTCATTGATGAGACAAGGGAAAATAAGTTGCGTAATAGTCGGAGCTGATAGAATCGCCTCTAATGGAGACACTGCAAATAAAATAGGAACTTATAGTCTGGCAGTGCTTGCAAAGGCGCATAATATTCCTTTTTATGTAGCTGCTCCTATTTCCACATTTGATATGAAAATAAAATCAGGGAAACAGATTCCAATTGAGCAAAGGTCTCCTGAAGAAATAACAAATCTATATGGGAAAAGAATTGCGCCTAAAAATATAAATGTATATAATCCTGCCTTTGATGTAACCCCTGCAAGACTTATATCTGCAATAATAACAGAATGTGGTATAATTAAAAAACCTGATAAGAAAAAAATAATAGAAAGGAAGGTGAAATCATGA
- a CDS encoding phasin family protein: MKDFIKKATEFAAQTEEKANELIYELYKKGKIGSKEAKKMTIEWAKRIKKNASTLQKKLDGQIHQAIHKLNIPTRKEIEDIEKRLNALEKTKKLSVKPRKSKTRAKK, translated from the coding sequence ATGAAGGATTTTATAAAAAAAGCAACAGAGTTTGCAGCACAAACAGAAGAGAAAGCTAATGAGCTCATTTATGAACTTTATAAAAAAGGGAAAATAGGCAGCAAAGAAGCTAAAAAAATGACTATTGAATGGGCAAAAAGAATAAAGAAAAATGCATCTACTCTTCAAAAGAAGCTTGACGGACAGATACATCAGGCAATCCACAAATTAAATATTCCTACAAGAAAAGAGATAGAAGATATTGAGAAAAGGCTCAATGCATTAGAAAAAACAAAGAAGCTTTCTGTTAAGCCGAGGAAATCCAAGACTCGTGCTAAAAAATAA